GGCCGGAATGTCGCCGGCCACGGTTCTCACGATGGGATGGGCGGGCATGGCGTCTACAACCCGGCGTTGACGATCCGCGTGCCCGCAACCATCGCGTTCATCTTCGCGCGGGCCGCCCAGCGGGCGGTCTGGCTGAAGCCGCAGTCGGGCGTCACGGTGAGGCGCTCCGCCGGCACGTAAGCGAGGGTCTTGCGGATGCGGTCCGCCACGATCTCGGGCGTCTCGATGAAATAGTTCTTGACGTCGACGAGCCCCGCCGCGACGTCCTTGCCGGCCTCGACGATGGCGGCGCACACGTCGATTTCCGCCATCTCGCGGTTGGCGAACTCGATGGCGAACTCATCCACCTTCAGATCGAGGATCGCCGGGAAGATCGGGGCGAACGTGCGATTCGCCACCGGCCGGCCGATGTAGTTGCCGAAACAGAGATGGACGCTGATCCGCGCGTCGACGCCCTCCAGCATGCCGTTGAACAGGTCGATAAAGGCCCTGGGCGCGTCCTTGTGCACGGCGGCGGAGGGCTCGTCGAGCTGGATAAAGTCGACCCCGGCCGCCACGAGCGCCTTCAGCTCGCGGTTGATGAGTTCGGCGAACCGGTGCGCGACCGCCATCCGGTCCGGATAGACGGCGCCGGGCATGATCCGGCCGGCGAGCGTGTACGGCCCCGGAACGGGCACCTTGAGGGGCCGGGTCGTGCGGGTGCTGGCGTACCGGTATTCGGCCACGAGGCCCAGGCCGTTCGGCGCGTCGAACGCTTCGTGCGCCTCGTAGCGCTCGCGCTGGTCGTGCCCGCCGGGCCCGAGCCGGCGCAGCGGGGGCAATTCGGTGAGCCCGGTGAGGCGACCGTAAAAGTCGGCGGTAAAAAATCCGAGCCGCCGCATCTCGCCGTCGCTCAGGATGTCGATGCCCGCCTCCTCCTGCTCGCGGAGCGCCAGGTCGACCGCGTCGTTGAGCGTCTCCTCGATGTCCTTCGGGCCATACTGCCCGCTCTGCATGGCGTCGACGGCCGTGATGAACCACGAGGGCCAGGCATAACTGCCAATCACACTTGTTTTGATCATACGTTTACTGCGCTGTATTGGGGATGGCGCCCGCGGGCGCCGCG
Above is a genomic segment from Rhodothermales bacterium containing:
- a CDS encoding cobalamin-independent methionine synthase II family protein → MIKTSVIGSYAWPSWFITAVDAMQSGQYGPKDIEETLNDAVDLALREQEEAGIDILSDGEMRRLGFFTADFYGRLTGLTELPPLRRLGPGGHDQRERYEAHEAFDAPNGLGLVAEYRYASTRTTRPLKVPVPGPYTLAGRIMPGAVYPDRMAVAHRFAELINRELKALVAAGVDFIQLDEPSAAVHKDAPRAFIDLFNGMLEGVDARISVHLCFGNYIGRPVANRTFAPIFPAILDLKVDEFAIEFANREMAEIDVCAAIVEAGKDVAAGLVDVKNYFIETPEIVADRIRKTLAYVPAERLTVTPDCGFSQTARWAARAKMNAMVAGTRIVNAGL